A genome region from Cryptomeria japonica unplaced genomic scaffold, Sugi_1.0 HiC_scaffold_77, whole genome shotgun sequence includes the following:
- the LOC131864152 gene encoding putative germin-like protein 2-3, which yields MAGDSDPLQDFCVADEESKVLVNGFVCKDPMQVSADDFFFRGLGQAGNTDNDVGSNVTMANVKQIPGLNTLGISLVRIDYAVGGINPPHTHPRATEVLVLLEGQLLVGFIDTNNKFFSKTLEKGDVFVFPKALVHFQQNVGHENAVAISALSSQLPGVQTIANSLFAADPPLPDSVLAKAFRITQEVVDYIQKKFA from the exons ATGGCAGGGGATTCCGATCCCTTGCAAGATTTCTGCGTTGCAGATGAGGAAAGCAAAG TTTTGGTGAACGGGTTCGTTTGCAAAGACCCAATGCAAGTTTCAGCAGACGACTTCTTCTTCCGGGGACTTGGGCAGGCAGGGAACACCGACAATGATGTGGGCTCCAACGTAACGATGGCGAACGTTAAACAGATACCAGGCCTCAATACGTTGGGAATATCGTTGGTCCGCATCGACTACGCAgtgggtggaataaatcctcctcacacacacccaagagccaccgaagttcttgttttactggaaggccagcttcttgtgggtttcattgacaccaacaacaagtttttcagcaaaacgttggagaagggagatgtgtttgtgtttccaaaggcacttgtgcatttccagcagaatgtggggCATGAAAATGCGGTGGCCATATCTGCATTGAGCAGCCAGCTTCCGGGAGTTCAGACAATCGCCAACTCTCTGTTTGCAGCGGATCCTCCTCTCCCAGATTCCGTATTGGCCAAGGCCTTCCGCATCACACAGGAAGTTGTGGATTACATTCAGAAGAAATTCGCATAA